A window of Streptomyces marispadix contains these coding sequences:
- a CDS encoding HAD family acid phosphatase, protein MHGRKWTTRIAVSAAVATVATVTAVGVAPATATPTVPAKSTATDSKQSAAHTTSAATTTAPALRPRHSGDRHGVLADVDYETWKRDVSAVTDEARPYLEDRISKGASEKMAIVLDIDNTSLETAFHPVWELPTPAVQQTLDLARYADSRGVAVYFVTARPGIIYSLTKDNLEKEGFPIAGLYVRDLPDIFDEVSKYKTAKRAEIESKGYKIIANIGNTPTDMVGGHAEKTFKLPDYDGKLD, encoded by the coding sequence ATGCATGGACGCAAATGGACAACACGGATAGCGGTCTCCGCTGCCGTCGCGACCGTCGCGACGGTGACCGCGGTCGGTGTCGCGCCCGCCACCGCCACCCCCACGGTCCCTGCCAAGTCCACCGCGACGGACAGCAAGCAGTCGGCGGCGCACACCACTTCGGCCGCGACCACCACGGCGCCCGCTCTTCGCCCCCGTCACTCGGGGGACCGCCACGGCGTCCTCGCGGATGTCGACTACGAGACCTGGAAGCGCGATGTCAGCGCCGTGACGGACGAGGCCCGCCCGTATCTGGAGGACCGTATCTCCAAGGGGGCGAGCGAGAAGATGGCGATCGTCCTCGACATCGACAACACCTCGCTGGAGACGGCCTTCCACCCCGTCTGGGAGCTGCCGACCCCCGCCGTCCAGCAGACCCTGGACCTCGCCCGCTACGCCGACTCCCGTGGTGTGGCCGTCTACTTCGTCACGGCACGCCCCGGCATCATCTACTCGCTCACCAAGGACAACCTGGAGAAGGAGGGCTTCCCGATCGCCGGTCTGTACGTACGGGACCTGCCCGACATCTTCGACGAGGTCAGCAAGTACAAGACCGCCAAGCGCGCCGAGATCGAGTCCAAGGGCTACAAGATCATCGCCAACATCGGCAACACCCCGACCGACATGGTCGGCGGGCACGCGGAGAAGACCTTCAAACTGCCGGACTACGACGGCAAGTTGGACTGA
- a CDS encoding trypco2 family protein, with translation MPDFESVELAAAVRAVRDELVRASADAEGETVRFDVGEIEMEFAVELRHDAGAKGGFKAWVVSADTDARTSRARTHRVAFTLTPRNAATGRGVEIGADSPGNTRDFGSVSAGGARRGLRTDGSAEHDARTDGSPGDGR, from the coding sequence GTGCCGGACTTCGAGAGCGTCGAACTGGCCGCCGCCGTACGGGCGGTGAGGGACGAGCTCGTACGCGCCTCGGCCGACGCCGAGGGAGAGACCGTGCGCTTCGACGTCGGTGAGATCGAGATGGAGTTCGCGGTGGAACTCCGCCATGACGCGGGCGCCAAGGGAGGCTTCAAGGCGTGGGTCGTCAGCGCGGACACCGACGCGAGAACGTCCCGTGCCCGCACCCACCGGGTGGCCTTCACCCTCACTCCGAGGAACGCCGCAACGGGCCGTGGAGTGGAGATCGGCGCCGACTCCCCTGGAAACACAAGGGACTTCGGGTCGGTGTCGGCGGGAGGGGCGAGGCGCGGGCTTCGTACGGACGGGTCCGCCGAGCACGACGCCCGTACGGACGGGTCGCCCGGGGACGGCCGCTGA
- a CDS encoding NACHT domain-containing protein, which produces MESTGPERFRIAAVHGTRQGSGYLLTPRLVLTAGHVVVNRYLAKVTALGGVGEVECRVIWIRHDRECDAALLLAKADLHPPEICEQLEQTSVPWGMPLALETMESCQAIGFPRVQRGDEDELDTEQVVGTFKPGSRMVRARYVLDSPHAPPAPVREGESPWAGMSGAALFTKGAIIGVVVADPHGWQHGRLEAVRSRVLFDDPDFVEHLVRHTGHQPTVVEFSGSEHNPHAEFERRYAAYVAEYYSELTIFGLDFSRQEHAQWPLDTAYLSLELAPHQTREHGFGGPADRSSYEGPAGGRKRVESAFSRETRILLRGLAGSGKTTLVQWLAVTAARQDFPVGLGHFQGCVPFVLPLRSLARRESLPQPQEFLSAVGNPLGAQQPDGWADQVLHSGRGLLLIDGVDEVPERDRERTQQWLKGLITLYRDCIYLVTTRPSAVVDGWLYHQDFTELNLLPMNRQDVTAFLDRWHHAAAETAQRPEEKARLETYRTQLADVLPRKADLARLATNPLMCAMICALNRDRDSYLPQNRLELYRAALSMLLVRRDVQRVLLHPEGPRESSSQEALRHDEDAQRLLLQDLAYWMIRNGHVEVGRPEALNIVAQTLRSMPQIAPPEKADEVLEHLLQRCGLLRAPSPDTLEFVHRTFQDYLGAKAAVEGQDLNLVAAHAHEPQWEDVVRMAIGHARAGERAVLLRRLLELGDAAVHPQRERLHLLAAACLEHATSLAAEVRAEVEARAAALVPPRNLAEAEMLAETGTVALDLMPPPEALTAAQARPVAHTARLLGGEHAFQVLRSFRESTDPAVRQELAEAWDKFDPRTYAEDILDHMPLDGVQLTVAGPEQLSALSAIGRVPALRCVGDFTAEDLSPALRRAEPRELTLEADDRLPDLEFLPECVPGLTALCLSDCGGLVDYEALPRLGLGSLTLQDMPSGPDLTPLQDIGGLRQAAFMWHRRGPARRLSIADVPFTSDLEGLSFGGNLSLQDLHGLIRWQRLAALNLGDAPVPAKELGVLGLLPALHTVMLTTVGLCRAEGDRTVPLTGVTEATVETYESRPRCTTEMLRRMFPSLRKLRLHIAAGRRTASVDLSALAGVPDLQVGISTPARELGVTGTKHLPDDSVTLLPRGSSRSRARPSRCSAGGAAATGAGDVPSGGTSEVVVRDGYFGGCASERAATGRAGRDWSGLALRK; this is translated from the coding sequence GTGGAGTCCACGGGCCCGGAGCGCTTCCGTATCGCCGCCGTGCACGGCACCAGACAGGGCAGCGGCTATCTGCTGACTCCCCGGCTCGTCCTCACCGCCGGCCACGTCGTCGTCAACCGCTACCTTGCGAAGGTGACCGCCCTCGGCGGCGTCGGCGAGGTCGAGTGCCGGGTGATCTGGATACGGCACGACCGCGAGTGCGACGCGGCGCTGCTGCTCGCCAAGGCTGATCTGCATCCGCCGGAGATCTGCGAGCAGTTGGAGCAGACGTCCGTGCCCTGGGGTATGCCGCTGGCTCTGGAGACGATGGAGTCCTGCCAGGCGATCGGCTTTCCACGGGTGCAGCGCGGGGACGAGGACGAGCTGGACACGGAGCAGGTCGTGGGCACGTTCAAGCCCGGGTCGCGGATGGTCCGTGCGCGGTATGTGCTCGACAGCCCGCATGCCCCGCCCGCTCCGGTACGTGAAGGGGAGTCCCCCTGGGCGGGCATGTCCGGTGCGGCGCTGTTCACCAAGGGGGCGATCATCGGCGTGGTGGTGGCCGACCCGCACGGCTGGCAGCACGGACGGCTCGAAGCGGTGCGCAGCAGGGTGCTCTTCGACGATCCGGACTTCGTGGAGCATCTGGTGAGGCACACCGGGCACCAGCCCACGGTGGTCGAGTTCTCCGGTTCCGAGCACAATCCGCATGCCGAGTTCGAGCGCCGCTATGCCGCCTACGTAGCCGAGTACTACAGCGAACTGACCATCTTCGGCCTCGACTTCAGCCGTCAGGAGCACGCCCAGTGGCCCCTGGACACGGCGTATCTGAGCCTGGAGCTGGCGCCCCACCAGACCCGTGAGCACGGCTTCGGCGGTCCCGCCGACAGGTCCTCGTACGAGGGGCCCGCAGGCGGGCGCAAACGCGTCGAGTCGGCGTTCTCCCGTGAGACGCGCATCCTGCTGCGGGGACTCGCCGGTTCCGGCAAGACGACGCTCGTGCAGTGGCTCGCGGTGACCGCCGCGCGGCAGGACTTCCCCGTGGGCCTCGGCCACTTCCAGGGGTGCGTGCCGTTCGTGCTTCCCCTCAGATCGCTGGCGAGGCGTGAATCGCTGCCGCAGCCACAGGAGTTCCTCTCGGCGGTCGGCAATCCGCTCGGCGCACAGCAGCCCGACGGCTGGGCCGACCAGGTGCTGCACTCCGGGCGCGGGCTGCTGCTCATCGACGGCGTGGACGAGGTGCCGGAACGGGACCGGGAACGCACCCAGCAGTGGCTCAAGGGCCTCATCACCCTCTACCGGGACTGCATCTACCTGGTGACCACACGCCCCTCCGCGGTCGTCGACGGCTGGCTGTACCACCAGGACTTCACCGAGCTGAACCTGTTGCCGATGAACCGCCAGGACGTCACGGCGTTTCTCGACCGCTGGCACCACGCCGCCGCCGAGACCGCCCAACGCCCCGAGGAAAAAGCCCGGTTGGAGACGTACCGCACTCAACTGGCCGATGTGCTGCCCCGTAAGGCGGACTTGGCGAGGCTGGCCACCAACCCCCTGATGTGCGCCATGATCTGCGCGCTCAACCGCGACCGGGACTCGTATCTGCCGCAGAACAGGCTGGAGCTGTACAGGGCGGCACTGAGCATGCTGCTGGTGCGGCGCGACGTGCAGCGCGTGCTGCTCCACCCCGAGGGGCCCCGTGAGAGCAGCAGCCAGGAGGCGCTGCGCCACGACGAGGACGCACAGCGGCTGCTGCTCCAGGACCTGGCCTACTGGATGATCCGCAACGGCCATGTCGAGGTGGGCCGTCCGGAAGCGCTCAACATCGTTGCGCAGACGCTGCGTTCGATGCCGCAGATCGCACCGCCCGAGAAGGCCGACGAGGTGCTGGAACATCTGCTGCAACGCTGCGGCCTGCTGCGCGCCCCCTCGCCGGACACCCTGGAGTTCGTACACCGCACCTTCCAGGACTATCTCGGTGCCAAGGCCGCCGTGGAGGGCCAGGACCTCAATCTGGTGGCCGCGCACGCCCACGAGCCGCAGTGGGAGGACGTGGTGCGCATGGCGATCGGCCACGCTCGCGCGGGCGAACGCGCCGTGCTGCTGCGGCGTCTGCTGGAGCTGGGCGACGCCGCCGTTCATCCCCAGCGCGAACGTCTCCACCTGCTGGCGGCTGCCTGCCTCGAACACGCCACGTCTCTCGCCGCCGAGGTACGCGCCGAGGTCGAGGCTCGGGCGGCGGCCCTGGTGCCGCCGCGGAATCTGGCCGAGGCGGAGATGCTGGCCGAGACGGGCACGGTCGCGCTCGACCTGATGCCGCCGCCCGAGGCCCTGACCGCGGCGCAGGCCCGTCCCGTGGCCCACACCGCGCGGCTGCTGGGCGGCGAGCACGCCTTCCAGGTGCTGCGCAGCTTCCGCGAGAGCACGGACCCGGCCGTACGGCAGGAACTCGCCGAAGCCTGGGACAAGTTCGACCCCCGCACCTACGCGGAGGACATCCTCGACCACATGCCGCTGGACGGCGTGCAGCTCACCGTCGCCGGTCCGGAACAGCTTTCCGCGCTGAGCGCGATCGGCCGCGTCCCGGCGCTGCGCTGCGTGGGCGACTTCACGGCGGAGGACCTGTCACCGGCGCTACGGCGCGCAGAGCCGCGGGAGTTGACCCTGGAGGCCGACGACAGGCTGCCGGATCTGGAGTTCCTGCCGGAGTGCGTGCCGGGCCTGACCGCGCTGTGCCTGTCCGACTGCGGCGGCCTGGTGGACTACGAGGCGCTGCCCCGGCTCGGCCTCGGCTCGCTGACGTTGCAGGACATGCCGAGCGGGCCCGACCTCACGCCGCTACAGGACATCGGCGGTCTGCGGCAGGCCGCGTTCATGTGGCACCGCCGGGGTCCGGCACGACGGCTGTCGATCGCGGACGTGCCGTTCACCTCCGACCTGGAGGGGCTCTCCTTCGGTGGCAACCTCAGCCTCCAGGACCTGCACGGCCTCATCCGCTGGCAGCGCCTGGCCGCCCTGAACCTGGGCGACGCTCCCGTACCGGCGAAGGAGCTCGGCGTCCTCGGGCTGCTCCCCGCACTGCACACGGTCATGCTGACCACCGTGGGCCTGTGCCGGGCTGAGGGCGACCGCACCGTACCGCTGACGGGCGTCACCGAGGCGACGGTCGAGACATATGAGAGCCGTCCCCGCTGCACGACGGAGATGCTGCGGCGCATGTTCCCGTCCCTGCGGAAGCTGCGCCTGCACATCGCGGCGGGGCGCAGAACGGCGAGTGTGGACCTCTCCGCGCTCGCCGGTGTCCCGGACCTCCAGGTCGGCATCAGTACGCCCGCCCGGGAGTTGGGCGTCACAGGCACCAAGCACCTGCCGGATGACTCGGTCACCCTGCTGCCGAGGGGCAGCAGCAGATCCCGGGCACGCCCAAGCCGGTGTTCAGCTGGCGGCGCCGCGGCGACAGGAGCGGGTGACGTACCGTCGGGCGGTACTTCGGAAGTGGTAGTGCGGGACGGTTACTTCGGCGGTTGCGCTTCGGAACGGGCCGCAACTGGTCGGGCTGGTAGGGACTGGTCGGGACTTGCACTTCGGAAGTAG